The stretch of DNA TCTCTGCGCCAGGCGGACGCGCTGGTGGCGTCAGGATGCAGCGCGCTTGACTTCTTCGGTGAACGCGCCAGCGTACTCAAAGAGCTGGCGCACTTCTTGATCCAGCGTAAAAAATAACCTGGCGCAAGAGAAGCTGTGAATCGCGGCTACTGCTTCGGCATCATCACGTTGTCAATCACGTGGACTACGCCGTTGCTTGCCGGGACGTCAGACTTGTTGAACATGCCGATGTCATCGTCTTCGTCGCGCACCATCAGATGCATTCCCGAGTGGTCGGCGACATGCAGCTTGCCGCCATCGAGCGGCGTGATCAGCGCCTGGCCATCGCCTTCCTTGATCTTTTTTTTGAGTTCAGCCGTGTCCCACTTGCCCGCCACCACGTGATAGCTGAGCATCTTCTTCAATTGCTCGCGGTTCTCCGGCTTCATCAGGTTTTCCATTGTGCCTTTGGGCAATTCGGCAAAAGCCTGATCAATGGGAGCAAAAATCGTGAACGGACCCGGTCCGGAAAGGACCTGGTCCAAACCCACAGACTTCAACGCAGCGACGAACGTTGTGTGGTTCCCTCGGCTGATCAGAGTTTGCACCAGGTCCCCTGTGAC from Terriglobia bacterium encodes:
- a CDS encoding fasciclin domain-containing protein; translated protein: MRQKPILLCGLFMFAATLLSAQTKPAPAGQPVTGDLVQTLISRGNHTTFVAALKSVGLDQVLSGPGPFTIFAPIDQAFAELPKGTMENLMKPENREQLKKMLSYHVVAGKWDTAELKKKIKEGDGQALITPLDGGKLHVADHSGMHLMVRDEDDDIGMFNKSDVPASNGVVHVIDNVMMPKQ